One segment of Toxotes jaculatrix isolate fToxJac2 chromosome 8, fToxJac2.pri, whole genome shotgun sequence DNA contains the following:
- the gon4lb gene encoding GON-4-like protein isoform X5 produces MQSTDRRRPAGEEVCPVRFKSLRTDGQRSVFGWDRKSQTVTPRTGSSSENRTPVSGDTGVSPEQKLRCSPEGGGPRCSSVTPELSTSTAGGMLDADAVAMETSESSEDELGRLDIDLDRKSKQHNLTSSNVRTILHEVITHERVVAMMKAAIRDTQDLPMFEPKMTRSRLKQAVQQGQPLDWSLSAVNSVKPPQFVDIDLEDDGDSSDEEYCPDEDEEEEEDTAEETFLSDADSLASPLRKHQDSQLRLSSHQRTDGPIQRSPGQLREEATTSTCAPQHLTSPAESSFLERLNAVEEELDCSPAYTLNQVTPPPELATNPCLHPTVSLHLFLSLSVSQSLDRKDDDDGGDEGCLAFRTRSKLRLVNVPLDQLEAELLAPDITADMYDLGTAQREEDRHWTKWLQGLMAPYNEEEADDDDDPEYNFLDDMDEPDLEDYRTDRAVQITKREVNELLEELFDTLQEEEEEVTAEEQEQREEQEQREEPEEEDAPSQTGPKFNVPQALRFEAPLAGMLTERRRTVRKQYEALQQRRALQDTTNHHRDNIKMKSLSGPQPSTATPVLLLASQVCPALHLDFTQKQQLQQQIQQHVQLLTQVHLLSRRVDALNHEACMTKHYLEELQQFASRQEEVFLPSSFKACNLQGALDLLQEVEQREEPPPAPPAPPASRRWLPTMTPATNSHAFPLLPANTAWLFATRPVFLYPELLPVCSLDPAHHGQHHRSVYTAGEDGLIVLGLKHFEGAVQSDQLISSYLLCKNRWNFRKHVREMSGPRAPQKNVIKMFLTQRVVPPLPLACSRLQPGHQLPPVDRNTLNMPNWLKNSKQIVQKTRTDSTCYPPSLPPGCTLRLHPYWLNKTSRPPPAPHRRFFTLAHNASLLPLAKAPVDRQVDRPADRQEERQIDMQPIGYLSLPRPGVPSLSDSPAVSGALPLAPPPVCGAIPLAAVHPVPTHPVCADIIQTHLSNAQSAQQPSSLPLLLPLPSLSNSSTTNPIMPCSAAAVNPGYFLLQMVLTQPAPPTATSQHALGQQLGGRNTEEQEDVKQTSTKPLLQGEEEGGVEEEGSGSASTLSPLSKEEERSSAGTEEQEDQQQHEEDWTITGVVSLNGGEHTGGEEEDGGGEGGTGGAGEEEASGSGGGEGEHGGEGEEGQREDRGGERDEEGEKDKDEDQDRQGEEEEEEDFDDLTQDEDEEEVMSSASEESVLSVPELQETMKQLTWLAAERRLCADGDSEEDHSPTSPGSQEEEEEEEEEGPKGEESEEGRSSKAGGDEEPPSGEGMPRGGGRCPGRGRGRSRPLRGLRRSRQERRSKDTAKLLLLLDENILDNDPQRESKDVAFAQTYLSRVREALQDVPGQIEEFVSLLNEFEQLGEGQEVVLLFRKLRFILGDRTDLLQEFAAFLHPEQALQCGLFEEHQAFERSRRFLRQLEISFGDNPSHYQKIIKALQPGPDLSPTSIHELKAQMATLLKGHTHLQAEFWVFFDELRPPPARPGQFEEAHWPEEGGGGSDAGDGVGQVPGGGVSGGFEEVTLPDLEEEEEGHKIQPMASRRQRRKMDAHRNYKDCDWSDKDWPCPCLDGKIRRHRRKGCSRCHGNKTSGGVSRALKSLDPLYSQISSAHGEPGDKYLDLKGDDDSPQPDRSGASWEGSFPLADEKEEEEEEEELDDEEEDEDEEDRKNTDKEHSPAVKRSRREEALQPPSVTPTSSSVTSSTSSSTVVTSSSSCICSSTTSDSFTPTSVVSSLSSFPSLSVCTSSVISPSMSSIPTSICASSSAPLRPSPPPDFPVCAKNISLTASGEKVILWTREADRVILTTCQQEGANQNTFQAISTLLGNKTPSEVSRRFRDLMRLFRTAARQTSSEDEAPPTEPAAANEDED; encoded by the exons AGTACCGACAGAAGGCGTCCTGCAGGAGAGGAGGTTTGTCCTGTACGGTTCAAATCTTTGAGGACGGACGGACAGAGAAGCGTCTTCGGATGGGACAGGAAGTCACAGACGGTCACGCCTCGCACAGGAAGTTCCTCTGAGAACAGAACACCTGTGTCAGGTGACACAGGTGTGTCACCTGAGCAAAAGTTGAGGTGTTCACCTGAGGGGGGCGGGCCCAGGTGTTCGTCTGTAACACCTGAGCTGTCTACCTCCACGGCTGGGGGGATGTTGGACGCAGATGCCGTTGCCATGGAGACCAGCGAGTCCAGTGAGGATGAACTGGGACGACTGGACATCGACCTGGACAGGAAGTCCAAACAGCACAACCTGACTTCCAGCAATGTCCGCACCATCCTGCAC GAGGTGATTACCCATGAGCGCGTGGTGGCCATGATGAAAGCTGCCATCAGAGACACTCAGGACCTTCCCATGTTT GAACCTAAGATGACtcggtccagactgaaacaggCCGTCCAGCAGGGACAG CCACTGGACTGGAGTCTGTCAGCAGTGAACTCAGTCAAG CCTCCTCAGTTTGTGGACATTGATCTTGAGGATGACGGGGACTCGTCAGATGAAGAGTATTGtcctgatgaggatgaggaagaagaggaagatacAGCGGAGGAG accttCCTCAGTGATGCAGACAGCCTGGCTTCACCTCTCAGAAAGCATCAGGACTCTCAGCTCAGATTGTCCTCACACCAGAGGACTGATGGACCCATACAG AGATCTCCAGGACAGCTGAGGGAAGAAGCGACGACCTCGACCTGTGCTCCTCAGCACCTCACGTCTCCGGCTGAGTCTTCCTTTCTGGAAAGACTGAACGCCgtagaggaggagctggactgcAGCCCGGCCTACACCCTTAACCAGGTAACACCACCCCCTGAGCTCGCCACTAACCCCTGCCTACACCCAACTGTCTCTCTTCAcctgtttttgtcactgtctgtctctcagtctttggacagaaaagatgatgatgatggtggcgATGAAGGCTGTCTGGCGTTTCGCACTCGCTCCAAACTTCGTCTCGTGAACgttcctctggatcagctggaggcagagctTCTGGCCCCTGACATCACGGCTGACATGTACGACCTGGGTACCGCCCAGCGGGAGGAGGACCGTCACTGGACAAAGTGGCTGCAGGGTCTCATGGCCCCCTACAacgaag AGGAAGCCGATGATGACGACGACCCTGAGTACAACTTCCTGGACGACATGGACGAACCAGACCTGGAGGACTACAGGACAGACCGGGCCGTCCAGATCACCA agagggaggtgaacgagctgctggaggagctgtTCGACACG cttcaggaggaggaggaggaggtgaccgctgaggagcaggagcagcgggaggagcaggagcagcggGAGGagccggaggaggaggacgcCCCGTCACAGACTGGACCCAAATTcaatgttccacaggctttacG TTTCGAGGCTCCGTTAGCCGGCATGCTAACGGAGCGACGGCGAACGGTCCGAAAACAGTACgaagctctgcagcagaggCGGGCCCTGCAGGACACAACCAATCATCACCGTGACAACATAAAAATGAAGAGCCTGTCCGGCCCGCAGCCCAGCACCGCCACACCCGTCTTACTGCTGGCGAGCCAGGTGTGCCCtgccctccacctggacttcacccagaagcagcagctgcagcagcagatacaGCAG CATGTGCAGCTGCTGACTCAGGTTCACCTGCTGAGTCGCCGTGTCGATGCCCTGAACCACGAAGCCTGCATGACTAAGCACTACCTG GAGGAGTTGCAGCAGTTTGCCAGCCGTCAGGAGGAGGTGTTTCTCCCCAGCAGCTTTAAAGCGTGTAACCTCCAGGGCGCTCTGGatctgctgcaggaggtggagcagagagaggagcctcctcctgctcctcctgcgcCTCCTGCCTCCAGACGCTGGCTCCCGACGATGACTCCTGCCACCAACA GCCACGCCTTCCCTCTGCTGCCTGCCAACACCGCCTGGCTGTTCGCCACTCGACCCGTCTTCCTCTACCCAGAACTACTTCCTGTCTGCAGCCTGGACCCCGCCCACCACGGCCAACACCACAGGAGCGTTTACACTGCAGGAGAGGACGG GCTGATCGTTCTGGGTCTGAAGCATTTCGAGGGGGCGGTCCAGTcggatcagctgatcagctcaTACCTGCTGTGTAAGAATCGATGGAACTTCAGGAAACACGTGAGAGAGATGAGTGGCCCGAGAGCGCCGCAAAAGAACGTCATCAAG atgttcCTGACGCAGAGAGTCGTCCCCCCGCTGCCGCTCGCCTGCAGCAGACTTCAGCCAGGACACCAGCTCCCCCCGGTGGACAGAAACACCCTCAACATGCCCAACTGGCTCAAG AACAGTAAGCAGATCGTCCAGAAGACCCGAACGGACTCCACCTGttaccccccctccctccccccggGCTGCACCCTCAGACTCCACCCCTATTGGCTCAACAAGACTTCCCGCCCACCGCCCGCTCCACACAGACGCTTCTTCACCCTTGCCCACAATGCATCTCTGCTGCCGCTCGCCAAAGCCCCAgtagacagacaggtagacagaccagcagacagacaggaggagagacagatagacaTGCAGCCGATCGGCTACCTGTCTCTGCCCCGTCCAGGTGTCCCTTCACTCTCTGACTCTCCTGCTGTTTCAGGAGCACTTCCATTGGCTCCGCCTCCGGTCTGCGGAGCCATCCCATTGGCTGCTGTTCATCCAGTCCCCACTCATCCCGTGTGTGCTGACATCATCCAGACGCACCTTTCAAATGCCCAGAGTGCAcagcagccctcctccctccccctcctcctcccactacCCTCCCTGTCAAACTCCAGCACTACGAATCCCATCATGCCTTGCTCAGCTGCCGCTGTAAACCCAGGTTACTTTCTCCTCCAGATGGTGCTGACGCAGCCGGCTCCGCCCACTGCCACCTCGCAGCATGCTCTGGGGCAGCAGCTCGGTGGAcgaaacacagaggagcaggaggacgTGAAACAGACCTCCACAAAGCCCCTTCTccaaggggaggaggaaggaggggtggaggaggaaggtTCAGGTTCAGCATCAACACTGAGCCCACtgtcaaaggaggaggagaggagctctGCAGGGAcggaggagcaggaggaccaGCAGCAACACGAAGAGGACTGGACTATTACAGGTGTAGTCAGTTTGAATGGAGGAGAACACactggtggagaggaggaagacgggggaggtgaaggaggaactggaggagctggagaggaggaagcaAGTGGAAgtgggggaggagagggtgagcacggaggggagggggaggagggacagagggaagacaggggaggagagagggacgaggaaggagagaaggataAGGACGAAGATCAGGATcggcagggggaggaggaagaggaggaggactttGATGACCTCACacaggatgaagatgaagaggaagtgatgtcatctGCATCAGAGGAGTCGGTGCTGTCTGTTCCAGAGTTACAG gAGACCATGAAGCAGCTGACCTGGCTGGCAGCCGAGAGGCGTCTCTGTGCAGACGGAGACTCAGAGGAGGATCACTCCCCGACCTCCCCCGGCTcccaggaggaggaagaggaggaagaagaggaggggccTAAAGGGGAGGAGTcagaagaggggaggagcagtAAGGCGGGAGGAGACGAGGAGCCGCCGTCAGGAGAGGGGATGCCCAGAGGCGGAGGGAGGTGTCCTGGACGAGGacgag GTCGAAGCCGACCGCTTCGCGGCCTGAGGAGGAGTCGGCAGGAGCGTCGCAGCAAAGACACCGcgaaactgctgctgctgttggacgAGAACATCCTGGACAACGACCCGCAACGAGAGAGCAAAGACGTGGCCTTCGCTCAGACCTACCTGAGCAGG GTGCGTGAGGCGCTGCAGGACGTACCCGGGCAAATAGAGgagtttgtgtctcttctgAATGAGTTCGAGCAGTTGGGAGAAGGACAGGAAGTGGTGCTGCTGTTCAGGAAGCTGCGATTCATCCTGGGAGATCGGACGGACCTCCTCCAAGAGTTCGCCGCGTTCCTGCATCCTGAGCAGGCGCTGCAGTGTGGACTG TTCGAGGAGCATCAGGCGTTTGAGCGCAGCCGTCGTTTCCTGCGACAGTTAGAGATCAGTTTCGGAGATAATCCGTCACATTACCAGAAGATCATCAAAGCTCTTCAGCCCGGTCCGGACCTGAGTCCAACCAGCATCCACGAG CTGAAAGCTCAGATGGCCACGCTGCTAAAGGGCCACACCCATCTACAAGCTGAATTCTGGGTATTTTTTGATGAGCTCCGCCCCCCTCCGGCCCGTCCCGGACAGTTTGAAGAAGCTCATTGGccggaggagggagggggtgggtcAGATGCTGGAGATGGTGTCGGCCAGGTACCAGGAGGCGGAGTCAGTGGTGGCTTTGAGGAAGTGACGCTCCCAGACCtcgaagaggaagaggaggggcaTAAAATCCAACCAATGGCGAGCCGGCgccagaggaggaagatggacGCCCACAGAAACTACAAG GACTGCGATTGGTCGGACAAAGACTGGCCCTGTCCCTGTCTTGATGGAAAGATCCGCCGACACAGGAGGAAAGGATGCTCTCGCTGCCACGGCAACAAG ACTTCAGGGGGCGTATCCAGAGCATTGAAGAGCCTGGACCCTCTGTACTCTCAGATAAGCTCCGCCCACGGTGAACCAGGTGACAAATATCTGGATCTGAAGGGGGACGATGACAGCCCACAGCCAG ATCGAAgcggtgcatcatgggaaggcTCTTTCCCTTTGGCtgatgagaaggaggaggaggaggaggaggaggaactggatgatgaggaggaggacgaagatgaggaggacaggaagaacACTGACAAGGAGCACAGCCCAGCAgtgaagaggagcagaagagaGGAAGCACTACAACCCCCATCTgtcacccccacctcctcttctgttacctcctccacctcctcttccaccGTCGTTACCTCCTCCAGTTCCTGTATctgctcctccaccacctccgaCAGCTTCACTCCTACATCAgttgtctcctctctgtcctcctttccCTCGCTGTCTGTGTGCACGTCCTCAGTCATTTCCCCCTCCATGTCTTCCATCCCCACCTCCATCTgcgcctcctcctctgctcctcttcgTCCCAGTCCTCCTCCTGACTTCCCAGTCTGTGCCAAGAATATTTCCCTGACAGCAAGCGGTGAGAAAGTCATCCTCTGGACCAG agAAGCCGATCGAGTCATCTTGACGACGTGTCAGCAGGAAGGAGCCAATCAGAACACGTTCCAGGCCATCTCTACTCTGCTCGGCAACAAGACTCCCAGTGAG GTGTCTCGCAGGTTTCGTGATTTGATGCGTTTGTTTCGGACGGCAGCTCGTCAGACCAGCTCCGAGGATGAGGCTCCACCCACTGAGCCAGCAGCAGCTAATGAGGATGAAGACTGA
- the gon4lb gene encoding GON-4-like protein isoform X3 — MAADISLTSTDRRRPAGEEVCPVRFKSLRTDGQRSVFGWDRKSQTVTPRTGSSSENRTPVSGDTGVSPEQKLRCSPEGGGPRCSSVTPELSTSTAGGMLDADAVAMETSESSEDELGRLDIDLDRKSKQHNLTSSNVRTILHEVITHERVVAMMKAAIRDTQDLPMFEPKMTRSRLKQAVQQGQPLDWSLSAVNSVKPPQFVDIDLEDDGDSSDEEYCPDEDEEEEEDTAEETFLSDADSLASPLRKHQDSQLRLSSHQRTDGPIQRSPGQLREEATTSTCAPQHLTSPAESSFLERLNAVEEELDCSPAYTLNQVTPPPELATNPCLHPTVSLHLFLSLSVSQSLDRKDDDDGGDEGCLAFRTRSKLRLVNVPLDQLEAELLAPDITADMYDLGTAQREEDRHWTKWLQGLMAPYNEEEADDDDDPEYNFLDDMDEPDLEDYRTDRAVQITKREVNELLEELFDTLQEEEEEVTAEEQEQREEQEQREEPEEEDAPSQTGPKFNVPQALRFEAPLAGMLTERRRTVRKQYEALQQRRALQDTTNHHRDNIKMKSLSGPQPSTATPVLLLASQVCPALHLDFTQKQQLQQQIQQHVQLLTQVHLLSRRVDALNHEACMTKHYLEELQQFASRQEEVFLPSSFKACNLQGALDLLQEVEQREEPPPAPPAPPASRRWLPTMTPATNSHAFPLLPANTAWLFATRPVFLYPELLPVCSLDPAHHGQHHRSVYTAGEDGLIVLGLKHFEGAVQSDQLISSYLLCKNRWNFRKHVREMSGPRAPQKNVIKMFLTQRVVPPLPLACSRLQPGHQLPPVDRNTLNMPNWLKNSKQIVQKTRTDSTCYPPSLPPGCTLRLHPYWLNKTSRPPPAPHRRFFTLAHNASLLPLAKAPVDRQVDRPADRQEERQIDMQPIGYLSLPRPGVPSLSDSPAVSGALPLAPPPVCGAIPLAAVHPVPTHPVCADIIQTHLSNAQSAQQPSSLPLLLPLPSLSNSSTTNPIMPCSAAAVNPGYFLLQMVLTQPAPPTATSQHALGQQLGGRNTEEQEDVKQTSTKPLLQGEEEGGVEEEGSGSASTLSPLSKEEERSSAGTEEQEDQQQHEEDWTITGVVSLNGGEHTGGEEEDGGGEGGTGGAGEEEASGSGGGEGEHGGEGEEGQREDRGGERDEEGEKDKDEDQDRQGEEEEEEDFDDLTQDEDEEEVMSSASEESVLSVPELQETMKQLTWLAAERRLCADGDSEEDHSPTSPGSQEEEEEEEEEGPKGEESEEGRSSKAGGDEEPPSGEGMPRGGGRCPGRGRGRSRPLRGLRRSRQERRSKDTAKLLLLLDENILDNDPQRESKDVAFAQTYLSRVREALQDVPGQIEEFVSLLNEFEQLGEGQEVVLLFRKLRFILGDRTDLLQEFAAFLHPEQALQCGLFEEHQAFERSRRFLRQLEISFGDNPSHYQKIIKALQPGPDLSPTSIHELKAQMATLLKGHTHLQAEFWVFFDELRPPPARPGQFEEAHWPEEGGGGSDAGDGVGQVPGGGVSGGFEEVTLPDLEEEEEGHKIQPMASRRQRRKMDAHRNYKDCDWSDKDWPCPCLDGKIRRHRRKGCSRCHGNKTSGGVSRALKSLDPLYSQISSAHGEPGDKYLDLKGDDDSPQPDRSGASWEGSFPLADEKEEEEEEEELDDEEEDEDEEDRKNTDKEHSPAVKRSRREEALQPPSVTPTSSSVTSSTSSSTVVTSSSSCICSSTTSDSFTPTSVVSSLSSFPSLSVCTSSVISPSMSSIPTSICASSSAPLRPSPPPDFPVCAKNISLTASGEKVILWTREADRVILTTCQQEGANQNTFQAISTLLGNKTPSEVSRRFRDLMRLFRTAARQTSSEDEAPPTEPAAANEDED, encoded by the exons AGTACCGACAGAAGGCGTCCTGCAGGAGAGGAGGTTTGTCCTGTACGGTTCAAATCTTTGAGGACGGACGGACAGAGAAGCGTCTTCGGATGGGACAGGAAGTCACAGACGGTCACGCCTCGCACAGGAAGTTCCTCTGAGAACAGAACACCTGTGTCAGGTGACACAGGTGTGTCACCTGAGCAAAAGTTGAGGTGTTCACCTGAGGGGGGCGGGCCCAGGTGTTCGTCTGTAACACCTGAGCTGTCTACCTCCACGGCTGGGGGGATGTTGGACGCAGATGCCGTTGCCATGGAGACCAGCGAGTCCAGTGAGGATGAACTGGGACGACTGGACATCGACCTGGACAGGAAGTCCAAACAGCACAACCTGACTTCCAGCAATGTCCGCACCATCCTGCAC GAGGTGATTACCCATGAGCGCGTGGTGGCCATGATGAAAGCTGCCATCAGAGACACTCAGGACCTTCCCATGTTT GAACCTAAGATGACtcggtccagactgaaacaggCCGTCCAGCAGGGACAG CCACTGGACTGGAGTCTGTCAGCAGTGAACTCAGTCAAG CCTCCTCAGTTTGTGGACATTGATCTTGAGGATGACGGGGACTCGTCAGATGAAGAGTATTGtcctgatgaggatgaggaagaagaggaagatacAGCGGAGGAG accttCCTCAGTGATGCAGACAGCCTGGCTTCACCTCTCAGAAAGCATCAGGACTCTCAGCTCAGATTGTCCTCACACCAGAGGACTGATGGACCCATACAG AGATCTCCAGGACAGCTGAGGGAAGAAGCGACGACCTCGACCTGTGCTCCTCAGCACCTCACGTCTCCGGCTGAGTCTTCCTTTCTGGAAAGACTGAACGCCgtagaggaggagctggactgcAGCCCGGCCTACACCCTTAACCAGGTAACACCACCCCCTGAGCTCGCCACTAACCCCTGCCTACACCCAACTGTCTCTCTTCAcctgtttttgtcactgtctgtctctcagtctttggacagaaaagatgatgatgatggtggcgATGAAGGCTGTCTGGCGTTTCGCACTCGCTCCAAACTTCGTCTCGTGAACgttcctctggatcagctggaggcagagctTCTGGCCCCTGACATCACGGCTGACATGTACGACCTGGGTACCGCCCAGCGGGAGGAGGACCGTCACTGGACAAAGTGGCTGCAGGGTCTCATGGCCCCCTACAacgaag AGGAAGCCGATGATGACGACGACCCTGAGTACAACTTCCTGGACGACATGGACGAACCAGACCTGGAGGACTACAGGACAGACCGGGCCGTCCAGATCACCA agagggaggtgaacgagctgctggaggagctgtTCGACACG cttcaggaggaggaggaggaggtgaccgctgaggagcaggagcagcgggaggagcaggagcagcggGAGGagccggaggaggaggacgcCCCGTCACAGACTGGACCCAAATTcaatgttccacaggctttacG TTTCGAGGCTCCGTTAGCCGGCATGCTAACGGAGCGACGGCGAACGGTCCGAAAACAGTACgaagctctgcagcagaggCGGGCCCTGCAGGACACAACCAATCATCACCGTGACAACATAAAAATGAAGAGCCTGTCCGGCCCGCAGCCCAGCACCGCCACACCCGTCTTACTGCTGGCGAGCCAGGTGTGCCCtgccctccacctggacttcacccagaagcagcagctgcagcagcagatacaGCAG CATGTGCAGCTGCTGACTCAGGTTCACCTGCTGAGTCGCCGTGTCGATGCCCTGAACCACGAAGCCTGCATGACTAAGCACTACCTG GAGGAGTTGCAGCAGTTTGCCAGCCGTCAGGAGGAGGTGTTTCTCCCCAGCAGCTTTAAAGCGTGTAACCTCCAGGGCGCTCTGGatctgctgcaggaggtggagcagagagaggagcctcctcctgctcctcctgcgcCTCCTGCCTCCAGACGCTGGCTCCCGACGATGACTCCTGCCACCAACA GCCACGCCTTCCCTCTGCTGCCTGCCAACACCGCCTGGCTGTTCGCCACTCGACCCGTCTTCCTCTACCCAGAACTACTTCCTGTCTGCAGCCTGGACCCCGCCCACCACGGCCAACACCACAGGAGCGTTTACACTGCAGGAGAGGACGG GCTGATCGTTCTGGGTCTGAAGCATTTCGAGGGGGCGGTCCAGTcggatcagctgatcagctcaTACCTGCTGTGTAAGAATCGATGGAACTTCAGGAAACACGTGAGAGAGATGAGTGGCCCGAGAGCGCCGCAAAAGAACGTCATCAAG atgttcCTGACGCAGAGAGTCGTCCCCCCGCTGCCGCTCGCCTGCAGCAGACTTCAGCCAGGACACCAGCTCCCCCCGGTGGACAGAAACACCCTCAACATGCCCAACTGGCTCAAG AACAGTAAGCAGATCGTCCAGAAGACCCGAACGGACTCCACCTGttaccccccctccctccccccggGCTGCACCCTCAGACTCCACCCCTATTGGCTCAACAAGACTTCCCGCCCACCGCCCGCTCCACACAGACGCTTCTTCACCCTTGCCCACAATGCATCTCTGCTGCCGCTCGCCAAAGCCCCAgtagacagacaggtagacagaccagcagacagacaggaggagagacagatagacaTGCAGCCGATCGGCTACCTGTCTCTGCCCCGTCCAGGTGTCCCTTCACTCTCTGACTCTCCTGCTGTTTCAGGAGCACTTCCATTGGCTCCGCCTCCGGTCTGCGGAGCCATCCCATTGGCTGCTGTTCATCCAGTCCCCACTCATCCCGTGTGTGCTGACATCATCCAGACGCACCTTTCAAATGCCCAGAGTGCAcagcagccctcctccctccccctcctcctcccactacCCTCCCTGTCAAACTCCAGCACTACGAATCCCATCATGCCTTGCTCAGCTGCCGCTGTAAACCCAGGTTACTTTCTCCTCCAGATGGTGCTGACGCAGCCGGCTCCGCCCACTGCCACCTCGCAGCATGCTCTGGGGCAGCAGCTCGGTGGAcgaaacacagaggagcaggaggacgTGAAACAGACCTCCACAAAGCCCCTTCTccaaggggaggaggaaggaggggtggaggaggaaggtTCAGGTTCAGCATCAACACTGAGCCCACtgtcaaaggaggaggagaggagctctGCAGGGAcggaggagcaggaggaccaGCAGCAACACGAAGAGGACTGGACTATTACAGGTGTAGTCAGTTTGAATGGAGGAGAACACactggtggagaggaggaagacgggggaggtgaaggaggaactggaggagctggagaggaggaagcaAGTGGAAgtgggggaggagagggtgagcacggaggggagggggaggagggacagagggaagacaggggaggagagagggacgaggaaggagagaaggataAGGACGAAGATCAGGATcggcagggggaggaggaagaggaggaggactttGATGACCTCACacaggatgaagatgaagaggaagtgatgtcatctGCATCAGAGGAGTCGGTGCTGTCTGTTCCAGAGTTACAG gAGACCATGAAGCAGCTGACCTGGCTGGCAGCCGAGAGGCGTCTCTGTGCAGACGGAGACTCAGAGGAGGATCACTCCCCGACCTCCCCCGGCTcccaggaggaggaagaggaggaagaagaggaggggccTAAAGGGGAGGAGTcagaagaggggaggagcagtAAGGCGGGAGGAGACGAGGAGCCGCCGTCAGGAGAGGGGATGCCCAGAGGCGGAGGGAGGTGTCCTGGACGAGGacgag GTCGAAGCCGACCGCTTCGCGGCCTGAGGAGGAGTCGGCAGGAGCGTCGCAGCAAAGACACCGcgaaactgctgctgctgttggacgAGAACATCCTGGACAACGACCCGCAACGAGAGAGCAAAGACGTGGCCTTCGCTCAGACCTACCTGAGCAGG GTGCGTGAGGCGCTGCAGGACGTACCCGGGCAAATAGAGgagtttgtgtctcttctgAATGAGTTCGAGCAGTTGGGAGAAGGACAGGAAGTGGTGCTGCTGTTCAGGAAGCTGCGATTCATCCTGGGAGATCGGACGGACCTCCTCCAAGAGTTCGCCGCGTTCCTGCATCCTGAGCAGGCGCTGCAGTGTGGACTG TTCGAGGAGCATCAGGCGTTTGAGCGCAGCCGTCGTTTCCTGCGACAGTTAGAGATCAGTTTCGGAGATAATCCGTCACATTACCAGAAGATCATCAAAGCTCTTCAGCCCGGTCCGGACCTGAGTCCAACCAGCATCCACGAG CTGAAAGCTCAGATGGCCACGCTGCTAAAGGGCCACACCCATCTACAAGCTGAATTCTGGGTATTTTTTGATGAGCTCCGCCCCCCTCCGGCCCGTCCCGGACAGTTTGAAGAAGCTCATTGGccggaggagggagggggtgggtcAGATGCTGGAGATGGTGTCGGCCAGGTACCAGGAGGCGGAGTCAGTGGTGGCTTTGAGGAAGTGACGCTCCCAGACCtcgaagaggaagaggaggggcaTAAAATCCAACCAATGGCGAGCCGGCgccagaggaggaagatggacGCCCACAGAAACTACAAG GACTGCGATTGGTCGGACAAAGACTGGCCCTGTCCCTGTCTTGATGGAAAGATCCGCCGACACAGGAGGAAAGGATGCTCTCGCTGCCACGGCAACAAG ACTTCAGGGGGCGTATCCAGAGCATTGAAGAGCCTGGACCCTCTGTACTCTCAGATAAGCTCCGCCCACGGTGAACCAGGTGACAAATATCTGGATCTGAAGGGGGACGATGACAGCCCACAGCCAG ATCGAAgcggtgcatcatgggaaggcTCTTTCCCTTTGGCtgatgagaaggaggaggaggaggaggaggaggaactggatgatgaggaggaggacgaagatgaggaggacaggaagaacACTGACAAGGAGCACAGCCCAGCAgtgaagaggagcagaagagaGGAAGCACTACAACCCCCATCTgtcacccccacctcctcttctgttacctcctccacctcctcttccaccGTCGTTACCTCCTCCAGTTCCTGTATctgctcctccaccacctccgaCAGCTTCACTCCTACATCAgttgtctcctctctgtcctcctttccCTCGCTGTCTGTGTGCACGTCCTCAGTCATTTCCCCCTCCATGTCTTCCATCCCCACCTCCATCTgcgcctcctcctctgctcctcttcgTCCCAGTCCTCCTCCTGACTTCCCAGTCTGTGCCAAGAATATTTCCCTGACAGCAAGCGGTGAGAAAGTCATCCTCTGGACCAG agAAGCCGATCGAGTCATCTTGACGACGTGTCAGCAGGAAGGAGCCAATCAGAACACGTTCCAGGCCATCTCTACTCTGCTCGGCAACAAGACTCCCAGTGAG GTGTCTCGCAGGTTTCGTGATTTGATGCGTTTGTTTCGGACGGCAGCTCGTCAGACCAGCTCCGAGGATGAGGCTCCACCCACTGAGCCAGCAGCAGCTAATGAGGATGAAGACTGA